One window of the uncultured Treponema sp. genome contains the following:
- a CDS encoding DUF5680 domain-containing protein produces MSLAKKIACLRKRNLMSQEKLSERLGVSRQAVSKWEASESVPDIANLVQLSALFGVSVDFMVKDGCGTAETEMMGRTTFSDSAETREFLCRAKRATYAGKGSEIQPCRKNSHDLFYSEDLGAEFGTLEYYDTYLGGKNFSGEEALWKDGIPFWAMNYCGRVLDESFSGDFLKSALKAVEPKLPFRGPEFFRDGDRTYVCKVCGEFEWFSGNEAIFHGARKVYECVFHGGIVR; encoded by the coding sequence ATGTCTTTGGCAAAAAAAATCGCGTGTTTGAGAAAGAGGAATCTTATGTCGCAGGAGAAGCTTTCTGAGCGGCTGGGCGTTTCACGTCAGGCTGTGTCCAAGTGGGAGGCATCTGAATCCGTGCCCGACATCGCAAACCTTGTGCAGCTTTCAGCTCTCTTCGGTGTTTCGGTGGATTTTATGGTGAAGGACGGCTGCGGAACGGCGGAAACTGAAATGATGGGTAGAACGACTTTTTCTGATTCCGCAGAAACAAGGGAATTTCTGTGCCGGGCAAAGCGCGCAACCTACGCCGGAAAAGGAAGCGAGATTCAGCCGTGCCGAAAGAATTCACACGACCTTTTTTATTCGGAGGACTTGGGTGCGGAGTTCGGAACTCTTGAATATTACGACACGTACTTAGGCGGAAAGAATTTTTCAGGTGAGGAAGCTCTGTGGAAGGACGGAATTCCGTTCTGGGCTATGAACTACTGCGGACGTGTGCTCGACGAGTCGTTTTCAGGTGACTTTCTTAAAAGCGCGCTCAAGGCGGTTGAGCCTAAGCTGCCTTTCCGCGGACCGGAATTTTTTCGCGACGGAGACAGGACATACGTCTGCAAGGTTTGCGGCGAATTTGAATGGTTCAGCGGAAACGAGGCGATTTTCCACGGAGCAAGGAAAGTGTATGAATGTGTTTTCCACGGCGGAATCGTAAGATAG
- a CDS encoding DNA alkylation repair protein — protein sequence MNEPLLLTPQLVQKDLDALGKYKTCDVDRLIRGYVKKNSDASLLRPHVLAQQQFHRIYFYVSLEQIKDVNARMAFIHGNLLFSDWWHTDELIGFVADLDFEAAMKYAAEYVKSEEPFVRRWGYVLFISRLGRGHAESLLPLMKNDGHYYVQMGEAWLIAELAVTEPENVYEWMRTCGLDYKICGKAVQKICDSFRISQDWKEKFKALRAGLKEK from the coding sequence ATGAACGAACCTTTACTTCTTACACCGCAGCTTGTTCAAAAGGATTTGGATGCGCTCGGAAAATACAAGACATGCGACGTTGACCGCTTGATTCGCGGCTATGTAAAGAAAAATTCGGACGCTTCCCTGCTCCGTCCTCACGTTTTGGCTCAGCAGCAGTTCCACAGGATTTATTTTTACGTGAGCCTTGAGCAGATAAAGGACGTGAACGCGCGGATGGCATTTATCCACGGAAACCTGCTTTTTTCGGACTGGTGGCACACGGACGAGCTGATTGGGTTTGTTGCGGATTTGGACTTTGAGGCGGCCATGAAATACGCGGCGGAATACGTAAAATCTGAAGAGCCTTTTGTGCGCCGCTGGGGATACGTGCTTTTTATCTCTCGTTTGGGACGAGGACACGCGGAAAGTCTTTTGCCGCTGATGAAAAATGACGGCCACTACTACGTTCAGATGGGCGAAGCCTGGCTGATTGCAGAGCTTGCCGTAACCGAGCCGGAAAACGTGTATGAATGGATGAGGACTTGCGGACTTGACTACAAAATCTGCGGAAAGGCGGTTCAGAAAATCTGCGACTCATTCCGCATTTCACAGGACTGGAAAGAAAAGTTCAAGGCTCTGCGGGCGGGATTGAAAGAAAAGTGA
- a CDS encoding DNA adenine methylase, which yields MQSAAHPFVKWAGGKTQLLPEIRKHYPQEIKKYCEPFVGGGAVLFDVLQKCQPEEVLFL from the coding sequence ATGCAAAGCGCAGCGCATCCTTTTGTAAAATGGGCGGGCGGAAAAACTCAGCTCTTGCCGGAAATCAGAAAACATTATCCTCAAGAAATCAAAAAATACTGCGAGCCGTTTGTGGGCGGCGGTGCGGTTTTGTTCGATGTGCTTCAAAAATGCCAGCCGGAAGAAGTTCTCTTTTTATAA
- a CDS encoding MutH/Sau3AI family endonuclease, protein MIKSNEHKFTKQQIQELLEDCLNKTLGEIDKNNVFGRTKKNPKITGIAGDVIEQSVFGYAANSDAAPDLNIDGILTELKTTGIRLSKKNPKEYEAKEPMSITAVSPNTITGEEFPSSRFWHKLAHLLLVYYLYASDKTVLASEYANFFVKGYQFLDFSEEDKSVLEQDWLIVRNFIRSLNNDESRYPEISHLRDKLLFIDTAPKWPHPPRFRLKRTVVSNIVQKHFNGSLEQLPKSYNTFSEIETKCHEITSKYKNKTVAELMTEFSIAGKIDKAIGERLVVRMFGGTSKKMHDIELFNKIGLLGKTIVLTEKGRRTEDMKLFRINFDEIANIDEAFDNSDFFDYFAENQILCIIFEEHDNKDFGKNTFLGFKRLSFSDEFIDLNVKSVWERIRELVIYKELKDMPILDSKGNQRINKTGVPQSAPNFPKSSEGLIFVRGDSSDSTKKPEHVNGISMYRQYIWIKGSYLSQKMDEKDFI, encoded by the coding sequence ATGATAAAAAGTAATGAACATAAATTTACAAAACAACAAATTCAAGAATTGCTTGAAGATTGTCTCAATAAAACCCTTGGTGAAATTGATAAAAATAATGTTTTTGGCAGAACAAAGAAAAATCCAAAAATTACAGGCATTGCAGGAGATGTAATCGAGCAATCTGTTTTCGGATATGCTGCGAACAGTGATGCTGCACCAGACTTGAACATAGACGGCATTCTTACTGAACTAAAAACAACAGGAATTCGTCTTTCTAAAAAGAATCCGAAAGAATATGAAGCAAAAGAGCCGATGTCTATAACAGCGGTGTCTCCAAATACCATAACTGGTGAAGAATTTCCAAGTTCAAGATTTTGGCATAAATTAGCACATTTGCTGCTGGTTTATTATCTTTATGCTTCTGATAAAACAGTTTTAGCTTCTGAATATGCAAATTTCTTTGTAAAAGGTTATCAATTTCTTGACTTTTCAGAAGAAGATAAAAGTGTTCTAGAACAAGATTGGCTGATTGTCCGTAATTTTATTCGTTCATTGAACAATGATGAATCGCGTTATCCTGAAATTTCACATCTGCGTGACAAACTTCTTTTTATCGACACTGCTCCAAAATGGCCGCATCCTCCAAGATTTAGATTGAAAAGGACTGTTGTTTCAAATATCGTTCAGAAACATTTTAACGGATCTCTTGAGCAGCTTCCAAAATCTTACAATACATTTTCAGAAATAGAAACCAAATGCCATGAAATAACATCTAAATACAAAAATAAGACAGTGGCTGAATTGATGACAGAATTTTCAATTGCTGGAAAAATTGATAAAGCCATAGGAGAAAGACTTGTTGTCAGAATGTTTGGCGGAACTTCTAAAAAAATGCATGATATTGAGCTTTTTAATAAAATCGGATTATTGGGAAAAACTATAGTTCTTACAGAAAAAGGCAGAAGAACAGAAGATATGAAACTGTTTAGAATTAACTTTGATGAAATTGCAAATATTGATGAAGCATTTGATAATTCTGACTTTTTTGATTATTTTGCTGAAAACCAGATATTGTGTATTATTTTTGAAGAGCATGACAACAAAGATTTTGGTAAGAATACTTTTTTAGGATTTAAGAGACTTTCTTTTTCAGACGAGTTTATAGATTTAAATGTAAAATCTGTTTGGGAGAGAATTAGAGAACTTGTAATATATAAAGAATTAAAAGATATGCCAATATTGGATTCAAAAGGAAATCAAAGAATAAATAAAACCGGAGTTCCGCAGTCTGCCCCGAATTTTCCAAAGTCATCAGAAGGTTTGATTTTTGTAAGAGGAGACAGTTCAGATTCTACAAAAAAACCTGAGCATGTAAATGGAATAAGTATGTACAGACAGTATATTTGGATAAAAGGTTCTTACTTGTCTCAAAAAATGGATGAGAAGGACTTTATTTAA
- the dcm gene encoding DNA (cytosine-5-)-methyltransferase → MEKTVCELFAGVGGFRCGLNSIKDKDFSLSSETWKTVWFNQWEPGKKTQWAYDCYVKHFGTSLDLNGNDTTNVDISIVDKNAIPNHNLLVGGFPCQDYSVARSLNGEKGIEGKKGVLWWSIWDILKIKRPPFVLLENVDRLLLSPSKQRGRDFGIILSCFYNEGYFVEWRVVNAAEYGEVQRRRRTFIFAYKKDTNFAKSLNLENNNSLISEVLEKKSFFAKCFPIEKLDVFSIRKTTISGDIADISDNFSFDFANSGIMFDGSVYTAKTYPIITKARTIGEILENKKVAEKYFISNNKLYFTNPDSTHSDETKTELSSEAKKTWQYIKGAKRKYRTASNGHKYIYSEGAIPMVDEWNKPARTMLTSEGSFNRSTHIVRDLLNSEIRILTPKETERIQGFPDDWTATGMPEKFRYFCMGNALVVPLVSRMEKILDKIFSEE, encoded by the coding sequence ATGGAAAAAACTGTTTGTGAATTGTTTGCCGGAGTGGGCGGCTTCAGGTGCGGGCTTAATTCTATAAAGGACAAAGACTTTTCTTTATCATCGGAAACATGGAAAACAGTGTGGTTTAATCAATGGGAGCCAGGTAAGAAAACTCAATGGGCTTATGATTGTTACGTAAAACATTTTGGAACATCTTTAGATTTAAATGGAAACGATACGACAAACGTTGATATTTCTATAGTCGATAAAAATGCTATTCCTAACCATAACTTATTGGTTGGCGGATTTCCTTGTCAGGATTACTCAGTCGCACGAAGTCTTAATGGTGAAAAAGGGATCGAAGGCAAAAAAGGTGTTCTTTGGTGGTCTATCTGGGATATTTTGAAAATAAAAAGACCGCCTTTTGTTCTTCTGGAAAATGTTGACAGACTCTTGCTTTCTCCCTCAAAACAACGTGGGCGTGATTTTGGCATTATACTTTCCTGTTTTTATAATGAAGGTTATTTTGTTGAATGGAGAGTTGTAAACGCCGCAGAATATGGCGAAGTTCAAAGGCGAAGAAGAACCTTCATATTCGCTTACAAAAAAGACACAAATTTTGCAAAATCATTAAATCTTGAAAATAATAATTCTTTAATATCTGAGGTTTTAGAGAAGAAAAGTTTTTTTGCAAAATGTTTTCCGATTGAAAAACTTGATGTATTCTCCATTAGAAAGACAACAATTTCAGGCGATATAGCGGATATTTCTGATAATTTTTCTTTTGACTTTGCAAATTCTGGGATAATGTTTGATGGTTCTGTTTATACTGCAAAAACTTATCCAATTATTACAAAGGCAAGAACTATAGGGGAAATCTTAGAAAACAAAAAGGTTGCTGAAAAATACTTTATTTCAAATAATAAATTGTACTTTACAAATCCTGACAGTACGCATAGTGATGAAACAAAAACTGAATTATCTTCAGAAGCTAAAAAAACTTGGCAATATATAAAGGGAGCGAAAAGAAAATACAGAACCGCCAGCAATGGACACAAATATATTTATTCCGAGGGAGCTATCCCGATGGTTGATGAATGGAATAAGCCTGCACGCACGATGCTTACGAGCGAAGGAAGTTTTAACCGAAGCACTCATATAGTTAGGGATTTATTAAATAGTGAAATAAGGATTCTTACGCCAAAAGAAACTGAACGGATTCAAGGATTTCCTGATGATTGGACTGCGACTGGAATGCCTGAAAAATTCAGGTATTTTTGCATGGGAAATGCGTTGGTAGTTCCTTTGGTTTCAAGAATGGAAAAGATATTGGATAAAATATTTTCTGAAGAATAA
- a CDS encoding DpnD/PcfM family protein, whose product MSEYTIEIKEILSELVKVEANSFEEALSKVEEKYYSSKIVLDYSSFDCVDFSEITDFENHKEIHNLNDYEE is encoded by the coding sequence ATGAGCGAATATACAATTGAAATAAAAGAGATTTTGTCGGAGTTAGTAAAAGTTGAGGCAAATTCTTTTGAAGAGGCTTTATCGAAAGTAGAAGAAAAATACTATAGCAGCAAAATTGTTTTAGATTATAGTTCTTTTGACTGCGTTGATTTTTCTGAAATTACTGATTTTGAAAATCATAAAGAAATTCATAATTTGAATGATTATGAAGAATGA
- a CDS encoding carbon-nitrogen hydrolase family protein → MNTLKIALLQIMPGNNIEENKRIGEEACRKAKLLDADIALFPEMWSCGYSFPENPAELEELAVSADGEFVSFFGNLAAELEMAVGITFLEKHSPQPRNTLRLFDRHGKSVLTYAKVHTCDFGDEKVLCAGDDFYVCELDIKNGVVKTGAMICYDREFPESARILMLKGAEVILVPNACPMEINRLSQLRARAYENMCAIATANYPGGKPDCNGHSSAFDGIAYRPKDSGSRDMLVVEAGENEGIYIANIDLDELRDYRSREVHGNAYRHPKKYSLLTKEEIREPFIRGDYRK, encoded by the coding sequence ATGAACACTTTGAAAATCGCCCTTTTGCAGATAATGCCGGGCAATAATATTGAAGAAAACAAACGGATTGGCGAGGAGGCTTGCCGGAAAGCGAAACTTCTGGACGCAGACATCGCGCTTTTTCCTGAGATGTGGAGCTGCGGCTACAGTTTTCCGGAAAATCCGGCGGAGCTTGAAGAGCTTGCGGTAAGCGCGGACGGCGAATTTGTTTCGTTCTTCGGAAATCTTGCCGCGGAGCTTGAGATGGCGGTGGGAATCACTTTTTTGGAAAAGCACAGCCCTCAGCCGCGGAACACGCTCCGTCTTTTTGACCGGCACGGAAAATCCGTCCTCACTTACGCTAAAGTCCACACCTGCGACTTTGGCGATGAAAAAGTTCTTTGCGCCGGTGATGACTTTTACGTGTGCGAGCTTGACATAAAAAACGGCGTTGTGAAAACCGGCGCGATGATTTGCTATGACCGCGAATTCCCGGAAAGCGCGCGGATTTTGATGCTCAAAGGCGCGGAAGTGATTCTTGTTCCGAACGCCTGCCCCATGGAAATCAACCGTCTTTCCCAGCTGCGCGCAAGAGCCTACGAAAATATGTGCGCCATTGCGACCGCGAACTACCCCGGCGGAAAACCCGACTGCAACGGACATTCCTCCGCATTCGACGGAATCGCATATCGCCCCAAGGATTCAGGTTCACGCGACATGCTCGTTGTTGAAGCCGGCGAAAACGAAGGAATCTACATCGCTAACATCGACCTTGACGAGCTGCGGGACTACAGAAGCCGCGAAGTTCACGGAAACGCCTACCGCCACCCGAAAAAGTATTCACTCCTCACAAAAGAAGAAATCCGCGAGCCGTTTATCAGAGGGGATTATAGGAAGTAG
- a CDS encoding NAD-dependent epimerase/dehydratase family protein, giving the protein MKKILITGGTTFVSKYAASYFCEHGYEVYVLNRNTKKQVSGITLIEGDRHNLGGKLKNLRFDVVADITAYNAQNIIGLTDSLGSFDQYIMVSSSAVYPDDEMQPFAEECERKPNKFWGKYGTDKIEAENALLQKVPDAYILRPPYIYGAMNNVYREAFVFDCARLDRPFYLPGDGSMKLHFFHVKDLCRIIEKIIETKPAEHILNVGNEQPVSIKDWVTLCYKCLSKTPAFVEVSKKIEQRNYFCFYDYEYLLDVKKQKSLLPKTIALEEGLKEAANWYFANEQEVRKKDYLKYIDENLQEKK; this is encoded by the coding sequence ATGAAAAAAATCCTGATTACTGGCGGAACAACTTTTGTAAGCAAATACGCCGCTTCTTACTTTTGCGAGCACGGCTACGAAGTTTACGTTCTGAACAGAAACACAAAAAAGCAAGTTAGCGGCATAACTTTGATTGAAGGCGACCGGCACAATTTGGGCGGCAAACTGAAAAATCTGCGCTTTGACGTTGTGGCAGACATTACCGCTTACAACGCGCAGAACATAATCGGTTTGACGGATTCGCTCGGCTCGTTTGACCAGTATATAATGGTAAGTTCCAGCGCGGTTTATCCAGATGACGAAATGCAGCCGTTTGCGGAAGAATGTGAAAGGAAGCCGAACAAGTTTTGGGGAAAATACGGAACAGACAAAATCGAAGCTGAAAACGCACTTTTGCAAAAAGTTCCCGATGCGTACATTTTGCGACCGCCGTATATTTACGGTGCTATGAACAACGTTTACCGCGAGGCGTTTGTTTTTGACTGCGCAAGGCTCGACCGTCCGTTTTATCTTCCGGGAGACGGCAGCATGAAGCTTCACTTTTTTCACGTGAAAGATTTGTGCCGCATTATCGAAAAAATAATCGAGACAAAGCCTGCCGAACACATTCTGAACGTTGGAAATGAGCAGCCAGTTTCGATAAAAGATTGGGTTACACTTTGCTACAAGTGCCTTTCAAAAACGCCTGCCTTTGTCGAAGTCAGCAAAAAAATTGAGCAGCGAAATTATTTTTGCTTTTACGATTACGAATATTTGCTTGACGTGAAAAAACAAAAGTCGCTTTTGCCAAAAACAATTGCGCTTGAAGAAGGATTAAAAGAAGCTGCCAACTGGTATTTTGCAAACGAGCAAGAAGTGCGCAAAAAAGATTATTTGAAATATATCGATGAAAATTTACAGGAGAAAAAATGA
- a CDS encoding CatA-like O-acetyltransferase, family 2, with protein MNPISVDPNTTSRAQAFELWMNAPNPMVTFFKTLDVSPLVRLSRRRKLKFNMLLCWCVGKAASGVKEFFLLPVGRELLKYDSLAVNTIVKNKTGEVSSCDVPFNDDIQKFNRDYLELTSEVAQTCRNHDLAQSMVIGTSAIIDTEIDGAVGMNSGIFNNPFIIWGKYRRRFFRTTLAVSFQFHHTQMDGAHAGRFLELLQKNIRSVKKVFRKNG; from the coding sequence ATGAACCCGATTTCAGTTGACCCGAATACGACTTCGAGGGCGCAGGCTTTTGAGCTTTGGATGAACGCGCCGAACCCGATGGTAACTTTTTTTAAGACGCTGGACGTTTCGCCGCTTGTAAGGCTGAGCCGACGTCGCAAACTCAAGTTCAATATGCTTTTGTGTTGGTGCGTGGGAAAAGCCGCCAGCGGGGTGAAGGAATTTTTCCTGCTTCCGGTGGGCAGAGAGCTTCTGAAATACGATTCGCTTGCCGTGAACACAATCGTTAAGAACAAAACCGGCGAGGTAAGCTCGTGCGATGTGCCATTCAATGACGACATCCAAAAATTCAACCGCGACTACCTTGAGCTGACAAGCGAGGTTGCCCAAACTTGCCGGAATCACGACCTTGCGCAGAGCATGGTGATTGGAACTTCCGCAATAATCGACACGGAAATTGACGGCGCGGTCGGCATGAACAGCGGAATCTTCAACAATCCGTTCATAATCTGGGGAAAATACCGCCGCCGCTTTTTCAGGACAACGCTCGCCGTCTCGTTCCAGTTCCACCACACGCAGATGGACGGAGCGCACGCCGGAAGATTTCTTGAACTTTTGCAGAAGAACATCAGAAGCGTAAAAAAGGTGTTTAGGAAAAATGGATAA
- a CDS encoding SUMF1/EgtB/PvdO family nonheme iron enzyme: MTETDSGSDDDQQVTTPVENSSDSGTGDNGNGNPSNPSNPDDGNTNPSTPSNPETPKTTYTITFDANGGTGEMNPQTAESGTEITLSENAFTKDGNIFAGWATSADGNIVHADGAKITLTADITLYAQWTEIGMVEKVSFSITGDVDYNEKISLSCGTEDVTIYYLVAAETDAPSAEEVLSSKQEYSEPITITENVVISAVAVKGGLKNSEVATATFTIKTYTVTFETARGIAPVKIEGLKKGDNLTEEQHMALENIFGYTFVGWFIKDIKFTSSRKITSDITLTAKWTVEGKFILVKGATITSKISDSNVFIDGKTVTINDFYICDHEVTQSEYNAVIGRLPSDMATADGDSENNPVNKVNWCDAMIYCNKRSIKEGLTPCYSIKNSTNPSDWGQVPASSNNTTWNAATCDFNANGYRLPTAAEWEYAARGGNELTGTQYKYAGSDSIDEVAWYNGNSAVEGTRRTHEVKTKKANDLGLYDMSGNVWEWCWDSDNDNDNSRYYCGGSWLNTADCCKVKFRGYSYPQNRINDVGFRVVRTAE, encoded by the coding sequence ATGACCGAGACTGACAGCGGCTCGGACGATGACCAACAAGTAACAACGCCTGTAGAAAATTCTTCCGATTCCGGCACTGGCGACAACGGAAACGGAAATCCTTCAAACCCAAGCAACCCGGACGACGGAAACACAAATCCTTCAACACCTTCAAATCCAGAAACACCAAAAACAACCTACACAATCACCTTTGACGCAAACGGCGGAACTGGTGAGATGAATCCGCAGACTGCTGAATCAGGAACAGAAATCACACTTTCAGAAAATGCATTCACAAAAGACGGAAACATTTTTGCAGGCTGGGCAACCTCTGCTGATGGGAACATTGTTCATGCGGACGGTGCAAAAATTACGCTGACCGCGGACATTACGCTTTATGCACAATGGACAGAAATCGGAATGGTTGAAAAAGTCTCATTCAGCATAACTGGCGATGTGGACTACAATGAAAAAATCTCTCTCTCATGCGGAACGGAAGACGTAACAATTTATTATCTGGTTGCCGCAGAAACAGACGCACCATCCGCTGAAGAAGTCTTGTCATCAAAACAAGAATATTCCGAACCGATTACAATCACAGAAAACGTCGTGATTTCCGCAGTCGCAGTAAAGGGCGGACTGAAAAACAGCGAGGTTGCGACAGCCACATTCACCATAAAAACCTACACTGTTACATTTGAAACCGCACGCGGCATAGCACCGGTAAAAATCGAAGGCTTGAAAAAAGGCGACAATCTGACGGAAGAGCAACACATGGCATTGGAAAATATTTTCGGTTACACATTTGTCGGTTGGTTTATTAAAGATATAAAGTTTACATCCAGTAGAAAAATCACTTCCGACATAACATTAACCGCAAAGTGGACAGTTGAGGGAAAATTCATTCTTGTAAAAGGTGCAACAATAACAAGTAAAATTTCAGATAGCAACGTGTTTATTGATGGAAAAACCGTAACGATAAACGATTTTTATATTTGTGACCATGAAGTTACGCAATCAGAGTACAATGCTGTAATAGGAAGGCTTCCAAGCGATATGGCAACTGCTGATGGAGATTCGGAAAATAATCCAGTGAATAAAGTAAACTGGTGCGACGCAATGATATACTGTAACAAACGTTCAATCAAAGAGGGGCTTACTCCTTGTTATTCAATTAAAAATTCTACAAATCCTAGTGATTGGGGACAAGTTCCGGCTTCAAGCAACAACACTACTTGGAATGCTGCAACTTGTGACTTTAACGCAAATGGTTATCGATTACCAACAGCAGCGGAATGGGAATATGCGGCACGCGGCGGAAACGAATTGACAGGCACACAGTATAAATATGCAGGAAGCGATTCAATAGATGAAGTTGCTTGGTACAATGGCAATTCAGCAGTAGAGGGTACCCGAAGAACTCATGAAGTAAAAACAAAAAAAGCGAACGATTTAGGATTATACGACATGAGCGGAAATGTATGGGAATGGTGTTGGGATTCCGATAATGATAATGACAACTCTCGCTACTATTGTGGTGGCAGTTGGCTCAACACAGCCGATTGCTGTAAAGTGAAATTCAGGGGCTATAGTTATCCGCAAAACAGAATCAATGATGTTGGATTCCGCGTTGTCCGCACCGCAGAATAG
- a CDS encoding DNA-binding protein, protein MAKTEYISVEEAAKIWNLSERSARNYCSQGRVPGAFLEGKTWKIPSNAEKPDRKARHIKTENNLLSVLKREKEAGLKNGIYHKIQIDLTYNSNHIEGSKLTHDQTRYIFETKTLGIADEAVKVDDIIETVNHFRCIDLIIEGANSKLSESFIKQLHYILKTGTTDSQKSWFKVGDYKMLENEVGGIETAKPENVAKEIKSLLEEYNAKSEITFDDILDFHVRFESIHPFQDGNGRAGRLIMFKECLKHNIVPFIITEKLKMFYYRGIKEWKDERGYLKDTCLTAQDTMKESLNYFGVKYED, encoded by the coding sequence ATGGCAAAGACAGAATATATTTCAGTTGAAGAAGCTGCAAAAATATGGAATTTAAGCGAGCGCAGCGCAAGAAATTACTGCTCACAGGGCAGAGTTCCGGGAGCTTTTTTAGAAGGCAAGACATGGAAGATTCCATCAAATGCTGAAAAACCGGACCGCAAGGCTCGTCATATAAAAACTGAGAACAATCTTTTATCAGTTTTGAAAAGAGAAAAAGAGGCCGGCTTAAAAAACGGTATTTACCATAAAATTCAGATTGACCTTACATATAATTCAAATCATATCGAAGGCTCAAAACTCACTCATGACCAGACCCGTTATATTTTTGAAACAAAAACTCTTGGCATTGCAGATGAGGCAGTAAAAGTCGATGACATCATAGAAACTGTAAATCACTTCCGCTGCATTGATTTGATTATCGAAGGCGCAAATTCTAAGCTTTCAGAAAGTTTCATTAAACAGCTTCATTATATACTGAAAACAGGTACAACAGATTCACAGAAATCCTGGTTCAAAGTAGGCGACTACAAAATGCTGGAAAATGAGGTTGGCGGAATTGAAACCGCAAAGCCTGAAAATGTCGCTAAGGAAATAAAATCATTGCTTGAAGAATATAACGCAAAATCGGAAATCACTTTTGATGATATTCTTGATTTCCACGTTCGCTTTGAATCAATTCATCCGTTTCAGGACGGCAACGGTCGCGCTGGAAGACTGATTATGTTCAAGGAATGTCTAAAACATAACATTGTTCCGTTCATCATCACCGAGAAATTGAAGATGTTCTATTATAGAGGAATCAAAGAATGGAAAGATGAGCGAGGTTATCTTAAAGACACCTGCCTGACAGCTCAGGACACCATGAAAGAAAGTTTGAATTACTTTGGCGTTAAGTATGAGGACTAG
- a CDS encoding GNAT family N-acetyltransferase, with amino-acid sequence MEFESPEYTKESVEEFYKSIHDETYLSKLCWYGAFVQEKLVGIIATRNEGTHIALFFVDEKYHRQEIGKRLFEFARSMNSSGKMTVNSSPYAVPVYHKLGFCDTDTEQVVNGLRFTPMEIK; translated from the coding sequence TTGGAATTTGAATCGCCTGAATACACAAAAGAAAGCGTTGAGGAATTTTACAAAAGCATTCATGACGAAACCTACCTTTCAAAACTCTGCTGGTACGGTGCGTTTGTTCAAGAAAAACTTGTCGGAATCATTGCCACGCGGAACGAAGGAACTCACATCGCACTGTTTTTTGTGGACGAAAAATATCACAGACAGGAAATCGGAAAGAGGCTGTTCGAGTTCGCACGGAGCATGAACAGTTCCGGAAAAATGACGGTGAATTCCTCGCCGTATGCTGTGCCCGTTTATCACAAACTTGGATTTTGCGACACGGACACGGAACAGGTTGTAAACGGATTGCGCTTCACGCCAATGGAAATTAAATAA